The sequence below is a genomic window from Gossypium hirsutum isolate 1008001.06 chromosome A11, Gossypium_hirsutum_v2.1, whole genome shotgun sequence.
acgtatattatttgtaattaaattaaaaataaatttaacaagaaTTACCTTTTTGCTACCTATCAGTATCATGCAACGTCAATCATTGGCTTATTATTTGTTTACATGTCATTTTAGACTCGGAAGAAAAAGAGTATGAAGACAAGCAGCAGAGAATTATAAAGTCCAATGTCGGGAGAGGTGGGATTTATTTTCCATCACTTGCTACGTGAAATAACAATGTTGTGTGAAAAGAGAGAGGGAGTTGATGAGAAGTAGAGAGTAAGATGGTGGACATGGATATTGGGCGTGATGTCCAATGTATTGGCGTATATTATGGAACAGTGTGATGGAGAAGTTGAAAACTTCTAGACGATGCTACTTAGCATCCGTGAGGAGTCTTCAATCTTGGTCTTCCATGAATTCTTTTTTAAGTCCTTTGAGTTTGGCTATAAAGGTGAAGGTCAAAGGTAGAGCTCCATTAATTGTGTTTTTAGCCATAGTAGTGGTGCACAAGAGTCAAGTGTGGTGATTGGTTTAGCTGGGATGTGAGAAAGAGTTTAGTAATTGGAAACCAAGCTAATCATGTAGAGGTGTTATCCATTATTTAATCACCAGTGAGCATagaatttatgtttattttacgGTTAGAATAGTAAAGAAAAATTATAGGGTGTTAGGGTTGGTAATCTAAGACACCTTCTAAAATTTTAATGAGAGAAAGTAAAGGATGCTTAAGGAATTATTTTgacaaagtaataataaaatgaaaaaaaaagatagaagatGAACATACTTGAGTATTTATATCTCGACTTTTGGTTACTCTAAAACCGTTAATTATATGAAAGGACATGAAGAGTATGTAGTTACTTACACATGATTGACTAAAATTAATGTCCTTAGTCTTACAAAATTTCATATTGTGAATAGATAATTTAATTATAGAGGTTAGGGGTGGTTGACATGATGGTGGTGTCAAGAGCCATTATTTTAGGAAAGATGGTGAGATTTGGAGAACTATGGAGGTGGTTGGATagagttttaaattaaaaaactaagCCTTTGGTGGCTCTTCGTGGGAGGAGTCTATACAACTTGACGTGGGTTTCATAACATTAATACTATATTACATATGTTCGAGTTAGAatgaaaaatggttaaatttaaatataaaaatatatttgaataattaaaatttagaaaatatataattattggaTAATAAAAATAGTGTATCATTTAATTACtgtgtttataaaattaaaataaaatgaggtCGAAAGAAGAAGtgctaaaaaattaaaagttgttAGGCTCACTTTCAATATTTATTCAGCAATTGAGTCCAACATAAAATTTGAGTCAGACCCATTTTTCAATAACTCATAAGATTGGTAAATCAttgatttatgtttattttatagtttatatttgaggatcgtaaatatttttttaaataatattatttttaaaatttaaacattttaagaGTGTAACACTTTGTAAAATAGACAAACATAAATTATCTTTAGATTAGTTATATCAAAATTATTATCTAatgctttaaattattttaattaaaatattaaaataatatcagtTAAATCTTTTGTATTAAAAACTTAATATAATTAGAATATGAAGGACAGGCAAAAAGTCTTAACGAGGAAGCAAAATTTAGTACGTCGGAAAAAGCCTTAGCTCATAAGGCTTTTTGCCGACTTTTGGAAACTACGAGACAAATTGCAAGTCAATTCTATACCTgattttttccattatttcaagaTTAACCCCATTTCTGTAAACGCAAACCACCTATTTTGTTTGCAATATCTCCAggacaaaacaaattaagaaatccCTACAGACATGATTTCCCACCTAGGCTCCATATTTGCCACTTTAATGTTTGTTTGGGCAGTTTTCCAGCAATATTTCCCATACCAATTTCGAGGCTATATCGAAAAATACTCCCAAAGATTGCTTAGTTTTGTCTATCCTTACGTTCAGATTACTTTCAATGAGTTCACAGGTGAACGTCTGATGAGGAGCGAAGCATATTCCGCCATCGAAAACTACCTTAGTTCCACTTCCTCTTCACAAGCTAAGAGACTCAAAGCTGACATAGTGAAGAACAATCAGTCTCTGGTTCTTCGCATGGATGACCATGAAGAAGTTGCAGATGAATTTCAAGGTATAAAGCTGTGGTGGGCTTCTGCCAAACATGTTGGCAAAACACAGTCGTTTGCTTTCTATCCTGTCACGGATGAGAAAAGGTTTTACAAGCTTACTTTCCATAAAAAACACAGGGATTTGATCATCGGGCCTTACCTCAAACATGTTTTGAAAGAAGGTAAGGCTATCAAGGTAAGGAACAGGCAAAGGAAGCTTTATACAAACAATGGGTCGAATTGGAGCCATGTTGTGTTTGAGCAccctgcaacttttcaaacacTAGCAATGGAACAGGACAAGAAGGAGGAGATTATGGAAGATTTGATTACTTTCAGCCAAGCAGAAGAGTTTTATTCGAGAATTGGGAGGGCTTGGAAGAGGGGTTATCTTCTTTATGGTCCACCAGGGACTGGTAAATCCACCATGGTTGCTGCAATGGCTAATCTTTTAGGGTACGACATTTATGATCTTGAGTTAACTGCTGTGAAAGACAACACAGAACTGAGGAAACTGTTGATTGAAACGTCAAGCAAGTCGATCATTGTTATCGAAGACATCGATTGTTCACTCGATTTAACTGGTCAAAGGAggccaaaaaaggagaaaaaggatGAAGCTGAAGAGATGAAACAACATCCAATGCACAAGGCAAGCATAGAAGAAGCTAAAAGTGGTCAGGTTACACTGTCGGGGTTGTTGAATTTCATTGATGGGCTATGGTCAGCTTGTGGGGGTGAAAGATTGATAGTATTCACGACCAACTTTGTTGAGAAACTTGATCCAGCTTTGATTCGAAAAGGTCGAATGGACAAACATATAGAATTGTCGTATTGTGGATTTGAAGCATTCAAGGTGTTGGCTAAAAACTATCAGAAGGTCGACTCTCATAAGTTGTTCGGCAGGATTCAGGATTTGTTGAGAGAAGTTAGAATAACTCCAGCTGATGTTGCTGAGCATTTGATGCCAAAAACTGCATCAAGGGATCTTCAAACTTGTTTCGAAAGCCTGATCCAGGCTCTAGAATCTGCAAAGCAAGCACAAGACAGTAACAAAGAAGAGACAGCATTGATCCAGGGATTGTCTGAAAAATCAGTTCAATAAGAGGGGAGGGGATTGAATGTAAGGGAGTGACCCCAGATTGTAGGCTTATAGATTGTATTAATCAAGCAAGCAAGCAATCAACTACGATTTATGAGAAGTTTATGGATAATAAAAAGGACTAGAAAACTAGAAATGGAtgtattcaaatattttttcaacatattaaattttcttataaattttgtaaaattcttTTCCTATATCGacattattttcactttttttttttggattttatatttttgagcctAAAGTTTTCTGGGCATTAACAGCCTTCAGTCCATGATTAGAATATGGCCTAAACCTAAGCTAAAATTCtaatattaatatgtattaaTCAATCTATACTTCTCTACCATTATAATTTTGGTTATGTGAATCTCTATGAGCTGCCAACCATGGCTCAACCACGGAAGCCCCAGTGGCATCCACAATATGTCTTTGAACTTTAGCCTTTGTAAACTTTAACTCCAACACAACGAGCTCTACTCCCCATCAACTTACTACATCCTGCTAAATTTGCTTGCTTCTCTAACCAATGCAACGTCTTCATTTCGTCATAAAACGCCGCCAGATGCTTATTCCCTGCGCCAACCGATAACCGACCACCACAACTATAGCATCACACAATTTCGCTATCCTCCGGCAAAAGAAATTGTTAGCAACCAAATCGTTGTTTCCGCTCACCCAACCGCCAACGTGAGTAACCTTATCGgtacttttttacaattttaaggtAATGGTGAATAACCTTGATAAGAATTATTATTAGATCTTAAATCTAAACCTTGGCGTTTCCCTCAAATGTCTCTGTTTTACAACAAAAAGAAGCCggagaagagaggaaaaaaaaaagttttggatTAATTACGGAAAATTCTTAACTTTagtcaaaagttttaaaaaaaattaacacgtGTTAATCACTTAATGAATTAATATGTTAAGTTAATAATTCAttaatgaattaatataatttttaatgataataattaattcagataattattttaattagagtgactaaattaattaaataaattaaagtg
It includes:
- the LOC107923266 gene encoding AAA-ATPase ASD, mitochondrial, which gives rise to MISHLGSIFATLMFVWAVFQQYFPYQFRGYIEKYSQRLLSFVYPYVQITFNEFTGERLMRSEAYSAIENYLSSTSSSQAKRLKADIVKNNQSLVLRMDDHEEVADEFQGIKLWWASAKHVGKTQSFAFYPVTDEKRFYKLTFHKKHRDLIIGPYLKHVLKEGKAIKVRNRQRKLYTNNGSNWSHVVFEHPATFQTLAMEQDKKEEIMEDLITFSQAEEFYSRIGRAWKRGYLLYGPPGTGKSTMVAAMANLLGYDIYDLELTAVKDNTELRKLLIETSSKSIIVIEDIDCSLDLTGQRRPKKEKKDEAEEMKQHPMHKASIEEAKSGQVTLSGLLNFIDGLWSACGGERLIVFTTNFVEKLDPALIRKGRMDKHIELSYCGFEAFKVLAKNYQKVDSHKLFGRIQDLLREVRITPADVAEHLMPKTASRDLQTCFESLIQALESAKQAQDSNKEETALIQGLSEKSVQ